TTGATCGCGCCGACCTCTTTGCCGGCTTCTTTGAACACTTTGAGCGCGCGGTCGAGCTGCTCCTTGGTGTGGGCGGCGGAGAGTTGGACACGGATGCGGGCCTCGCCGCGCGGGACGACGGGGAACGAGAAGGCGACGACGAAGACGCCGCGGGCGTTAACGGCCTTAGCTAGCCCCACGTTCTTGATCTCGTCGCGAATCATGACCGGGACGATGGGCGTGTTGCCGGGGACGATGTCGAAGCCCATGTCCGTCATGCCCTTGCGAAAGTACCGCGTGTTCTCGTGCAGCGTTTCCTGCAGCTTGGGGTTGGCCCGGATGATGTCGATGGCCTTCATGGTGCCGACGACGATGGGCGGAGCGATGGTGTTGGAGAACAGGTAGGGGCGGGAGCGCTGGCGGAGGATGTCGACAATCTCCTTGCGGCCGGTGGTGAAGCCGCCGGACGCGCCGCCGAGGGCCTTGCCCATCGTGCTCGTCATGACGTCGATGCGGTGCGGGACGCCCTGGTCAGCCGGGGTGCCGCGGCCGTTCGGGCCGATGAAGCCGGTGGCATGGGAGTCGTCCACCATCACCATCGCGTCGTACTTGTCCGCGAGG
The sequence above is drawn from the SAR202 cluster bacterium genome and encodes:
- a CDS encoding glycine C-acetyltransferase translates to MAYGKIKGFLQSELDGIRRAGLYKEEKVIRSPQGSRVATLEGENINMCANNYLGLADSAEIEDAVIAGLKTHGFGMASVRFICGTQDIHKELENKITDWMQTESTILYTSCFDANGGLFETILGEGDAIISDALNHASIIDGIRLCKATRFRYAHNDMADLEAKLKESMTARHRMIATDGVFSMQGDVAKLKDICDLADKYDAMVMVDDSHATGFIGPNGRGTPADQGVPHRIDVMTSTMGKALGGASGGFTTGRKEIVDILRQRSRPYLFSNTIAPPIVVGTMKAIDIIRANPKLQETLHENTRYFRKGMTDMGFDIVPGNTPIVPVMIRDEIKNVGLAKAVNARGVFVVAFSFPVVPRGEARIRVQLSAAHTKEQLDRALKVFKEAGKEVGAIK